One window of Trifolium pratense cultivar HEN17-A07 linkage group LG5, ARS_RC_1.1, whole genome shotgun sequence genomic DNA carries:
- the LOC123885974 gene encoding subtilisin-like protease SBT1.9, producing the protein MTPHFYQCILFSYITIFFQLIFVTLAQYDNYIIHMNLLAMPKAFSNHHTWYQSTLSSALENPQLTTTNNHNSPISSKLIYTYTHAMNGFSANLSPKEHESLKNSLGYISSIKDLHMKLDTTHSPQFLGLNPNIGAWHDSNFGKDVIVGLIDTGIWPESKSFNDYGMTKIPSKWKGQCENSIHFNSSLCNKKLIGAKFFNKGILAKYPNATLGLNSTRDKEGHGTHTSSTAAGSRVDDASFFGYAAGTASGIASNSRVAMYKALWEGGLLSSDIIAAIDAAISDGVDVLSISFGLDEVPLYEDPIAIATFAAIEKGVFVTTSAGNEGPTLKKLHNGTPWVITVAAGTMDRDFQGTLTLGNGNKIIGISLYIGTFPTHNVPIVFMGSCDNVKELEKVKRKIVVCEEKNGTSIFDQVDYLDAANVFGAVLISNSSETYYSQNTFATIIVDPINGEILKAYIKSYNSKHSTSIASMSFMRTGFGVKPTPSVDSYSSRGPSFSCPFVLKPDITAPGTSILAAWPTNVPVLELKSHKFFGEFNIISGTSMACPHVAGVAALIKGVHRNWSPAVIRSAIMTSSDIIDNTKEHIKDIGKGNKAATPFALGAGHVNPNRALDPGLVYDVGVQDYVNLLCALKYSQRNITTITRSSSNDCSKPSLDLNYPSFIAFFNGGNSSSRTVQEFHRTVTNVGEGQTIYVASITPIKGFHVSVIPNKLVFNEKNDKLSYKLRIEVASMTKLKKVAFGYLTWMDVKHVVRSPIVVTTLKLKS; encoded by the coding sequence ATGACTCCCCATTTTTATCAATGCATATTGTTCTCTTACATTACAATTTTCTTTCAACTGATTTTCGTCACATTAGCTCAATATGATAACTATATCATCCACATGAACTTATTAGCCATGCCTAAAGCATTTTCAAATCATCACACATGGTATCAATCAACTCTTTCCTCTGCATTAGAGAATCCTCAACTCACAACAACCAATAATCACAACTCTCCGATTTCTTCTAAGTTAATTTACACCTACACACATGCCATGAATGGTTTCAGTGCTAATTTATCACCAAAAGAACATGAATCTCTAAAAAATTCACTGGGTTATATTTCATCCATAAAAGATTTACACATGAAACTAGACACAACACATTCACCTCAATTTCTTGGTCTTAATCCCAACATAGGAGCTTGGCATGATTCGAATTTCGGTAAAGATGTCATCGTTGGTTTGATTGACACAGGTATTTGGCCAGAAAGTAAAAGCTTCAACGATTATGGAATGACAAAAATTCCTTCAAAATGGAAAGGACAATGTGAAAATAGTATTCATTTCAACTCATCACTTTGCAACAAGAAACTCATTGGTGCTAAATTCTTCAACAAAGGTATATTAGCAAAATATCCAAACGCCACCTTAGGATTAAACTCCACACGTGACAAAGAAGGTCATGGGACTCACACTTCATCAACAGCAGCTGGAAGTAGAGTTGATGATGCTTCATTCTTTGGTTATGCAGCTGGAACAGCTTCAGGTATAGCTTCGAATTCACGTGTAGCAATGTATAAAGCTCTATGGGAAGGTGGATTGTTATCCTCTGATATAATAGCTGCAATTGACGCTGCAATATCAGACGGTGTTGATGTTCTTTCAATATCATTTGGTCTTGATGAGGTACCTTTGTACGAAGATCCTATAGCTATAGCAACATTTGCAGCTATAGAAAAAGGTGTTTTTGTTACTACTTCAGCTGGAAATGAGGGACCAACCCTTAAAAAATTACACAATGGAACACCTTGGGTTATAACTGTGGCTGCTGGTACTATGGATAGGGATTTTCAAGGGACACTTACACTTGGAAATGGTAACAAAATCATAGGAATTTCTCTTTATATAGGAACATTCCCTACACATAATGTTCCTATTGTTTTCATGGGTTCATGTGACAATGTTAAGGAATTGGAAAAAGTGAAGAGAAAGATTGTTGTATGTGAAGAGAAGAATGGAACTAGCATTTTTGATCAAGTCGATTATTTGGATGCAGCAAATGTTTTTGGAGCCGTTTTGATTTCAAATTCCTCAGAAACATACTATTCACAGAATACTTTTGCAACCATCATTGTCGATCCAATAAATGGCGAAATTTTAAAAGCTTATATCAAGAGTTACAATTCTAAACACTCTACTTCAATAGCAAGCATGTCTTTCATGAGAACAGGTTTTGGTGTTAAGCCGACACCTAGTGTTGATTCTTATAGTTCAAGAGGCCCATCATTTAGTTGTCCATTTGTGTTGAAACCTGATATTACTGCGCCCGGTACTTCAATCTTAGCGGCATGGCCTACAAATGTTCCTGTGTTGGAATTGAAGTCTCATAAGTTTTTCGGCGAATTCAATATTATAAGTGGAACATCCATGGCATGTCCTCATGTTGCAGGTGTAGCAGCGCTTATAAAAGGTGTGCACCGTAATTGGAGCCCTGCGGTTATACGGTCGGCAATAATGACATCATCAGACATAATAGATAACACTAAGGAACATATCAAAGACATTGGAAAAGGTAACAAAGCAGCGACGCCTTTTGCGTTGGGTGCTGGTCATGTTAATCCTAATAGAGCACTTGACCCTGGTCTTGTTTATGATGTTGGTGTACAAGATTATGTTAATCTTCTTTGTGCACTTAAATATTCACAAAGAAACATCACTACCATTACAAGATCCTCTTCCAATGATTGCTCTAAACCTTCATTGGATCTCAACTACCCTTCTTTTATTGCTTTTTTCAATGGTGGAAATTCTTCTTCAAGGACCGTACAAGAATTTCACAGAACAGTGACCAATGTTGGTGAGGGACAAACAATTTATGTTGCTAGCATTACTCCAATTAAAGGGTTCCATGTCAGTGTTATCCCAAACAAGTTGGTGTTCAATGAAAAGAATGATAAGCTAAGCTACAAGTTGAGGATTGAAGTTGCAAGTATGACAAAATTAAAGAAAGTGGCTTTTGGATATCTAACTTGGATGGATGTGAAGCATGTTGTTAGGAGTCCAATTGTGGTCACAACCCTCAAATTGAAATCCTag